The genomic interval AACGGGGAAATTATGAGCGCACTGCGGTTCCACGGGATATCAGCAAACTGGAAGGAATCCGTACCTTGCTTAAGGCGCTGGATCATCCTCAAACTCATTATCAGGTGATTCATGTCGCAGGAACCAACGGCAAAGGAACAACCGCTATGATGATTTCCCGGTTGCTGGAAACCCTTGGTTTCCGAACCGGTTGTTACACCTCACCGCATGTCATGGATATCAGAGAACGCATCGTGATCAATGGACAATGGGTGGAAACAGCGTTATGGACTGATTCAGGAGAAAAAGTTCTCACCTTCGTTGAGCAACATCCCGAGCTTTACATTTCCTGGTTTGATATTGTCACAGCAATCGCTCTGGACATTTTCGCAAAACTTCGAGCAGACTGGGTGGTGCTGGAAACAGGCTTGGGCGGTACTGCGGATTCAACCAACGCTGTCGAAAAAAAACTGGCTGTGCTGACGCCCATCGGGTTGGATCACGTTGGCGTTTTAGGCCATTCGATCGGCCAGATTTCCCGGGAAAAAGCCGGAATTGCCCGCAAAGGAATCCCAACGGTGCTTTCTGCCCAGACGGAACAGGTCTATGCTGAACTTCTGCCAGAACTGGCAAAACATCAAAGTCCAACCCTCAAAGCCGAATCCATACTGAATGTTTTTCATCCTTCAAAGTCAGGTAATCTGCGGTTTGACTGGATGGATGGCAATTCTTATGAACTCAGTGCTCCTGAAACAATGCCTCACTCCCGTCTGGAGTGCATCCGGACAGCGCTGGTTTCGGTAGATCACCTGCTTCCTGAAGGTTTTTCCAGAAAACAGGCCAGTGAGGCCTTGCTTTCGGTGCAACTTCCCGGAAGAATCCAACGCCTTTCCAGGGTGACATGGTCTGCTGGAAACACAACCTTTGACCAGATGATTCTGGATGGCGGACACAACCCGATGGCTCTTCAAATGCTCCAGCACCAACTGGATTCCTGGCAACTGGATTCCTGTGTTTTAATTTTCGGTATTCAGAAAGATAAACTGATTCCCGAACTCAAACCTGTACTCCAGCGTTTGTTCAGTTCTGCGAAGCCGTTGATTTTCACCAGATCCCATTCTTCAAGAGCGGCAAGTTATGAGGATCTGCTTGAATTTATGGATAATTATCCTTTTATTGAGCGGCCTGTTAAAACAATGACTGTTGACGAAGCCTTGAATGCCGCAAAATCGTTTGCGTTTCACACAGTGATTGTGGCAGGTTCTTTTTATGTTGCCGGAGAAATCCTAGAGCAAATTTACTATTGAAACAGGCTCCCTACTTTTGTTACAACCTGAATGAACAATCTGGATCGCCCTTTTATTAAAGGAGCTTTAACGGGTTGTTGATTTCACTTTTAACCTTGAGATGAAAAAAAATTGTCGGACAAATCCGGCGCAGTGAAGTGCTGAATAAAATTTTACACGAAAACATTAAGTACAAAAAAGGCACACAAGTCATCTGAACAGTGCTCAATGATTTCAACGATTTAATGGAGAAAATTTTATGGGATTACACGCATTGGCAGGAAAACCGGCACCCAGAGAATTGCTGGTCAATATTCCCAGGTTGATTTCGTCCTATTATACCAACCAGCCTGATCCTTCACGTATGGAAGAACAGGTTTCTTTCGGCACCTCTGGGCATCGTGGGTGTTCCTTCAAGAACAGTTTCAATGAAGCGCATATTCTGGCAATTTCCCAGGCTCTGTGTGAATACCGTAAACAACAGGGCTACGATGGTCCGTTATTCATTGGTATGGACACCCACGCCTTGTCAGAATCATCCTTCATTACAGCGGTGGAAGTGTTCGCCGCCAATGGGGTAGAAATCAGAATCCAGACAGGACGTGGATACACACCCACTCCCGTGATTTCTCATGCGATATTGACGTACAATCAGGGACGAACAACAGGATTGGCTGATGGCGTTGTCATCACTCCGTCGCACAATCCTCCCGAAGATGGTGGTTTCAAATACAATCCAGTCAATGGCGGACCTGCTGACACCAGCACCACCAAAATCATTCAGGACCGGGCCAATGAAATCATGCGTGGTGGGCTGAAAGCCGTGAAGCGTATGCCTTTTGCCCGGGCGCTCCAGGCTTCCACCACCAAAGAGCATGATTATGTCAAACCCTATGTGGATGATCTGAAACATGTGGTGAATCTGGAGGTCGTCTCAAAATCGGGGATTCAGATCGGAGTGGACCCGCTGGGAGGTTCCGGGATTGGTTTCTGGGAACCGATTGCTGAAACCTACAAACTGAATCTCAAAGTGGTCAATCCGGTGATTGATCCGACTTTTT from SAR324 cluster bacterium carries:
- a CDS encoding bifunctional folylpolyglutamate synthase/ dihydrofolate synthase; translated protein: MHRPLSWPQLLQKLDQRGNYERTAVPRDISKLEGIRTLLKALDHPQTHYQVIHVAGTNGKGTTAMMISRLLETLGFRTGCYTSPHVMDIRERIVINGQWVETALWTDSGEKVLTFVEQHPELYISWFDIVTAIALDIFAKLRADWVVLETGLGGTADSTNAVEKKLAVLTPIGLDHVGVLGHSIGQISREKAGIARKGIPTVLSAQTEQVYAELLPELAKHQSPTLKAESILNVFHPSKSGNLRFDWMDGNSYELSAPETMPHSRLECIRTALVSVDHLLPEGFSRKQASEALLSVQLPGRIQRLSRVTWSAGNTTFDQMILDGGHNPMALQMLQHQLDSWQLDSCVLIFGIQKDKLIPELKPVLQRLFSSAKPLIFTRSHSSRAASYEDLLEFMDNYPFIERPVKTMTVDEALNAAKSFAFHTVIVAGSFYVAGEILEQIYY